ATTGGCTTTGCAGCGAAGGGAACCATTATTCCAAAACAGAGATTGAAGGAGTGAAATGTAAAGGCTATGGTTATTACTTGCCATACTTAAAGTTAAACTCAGGACAATCATTGTCAGCCAAGGAAGACACGGCGTTATAAATAACAGACCATGGAAATGGGATTCCTGCCCTCCTCATTTTCAAAAACATTAACTTCCTTTGCAGCCAGAGGGTGACAAACGTCTGGCCGGTTTAGAAGAAGTGTAAAGTGAGGTGAGGATGGGGGGCGGGAGACAGGGCCAGGCACATAAACTGGTGTGGAGGGGGTAAATAAAGGAAGGGATACACTTACAGCATTCTCAGTTAGACTCCGGAAGGGGGAAGGGTTTGGGGGACAGACTGGCAGGAGAGCTCAGTGAAATCCTAACCCGTCTATACAGAAATGCAGGATGGAAGAAGGGAAGCCATACACAATCCACCACAGGGCAAGGCTACACAGGGACGAGAGCAGCATGGCTACCAACCATCTAAGAGGGGGAAAACATCCAACAAACAGAACAGAAACAAAAACAtgacagagagaaaggaaggatCGACAGAGAATCTCACTTTTTCTCACCCCCACGGACTGGGTCAGGCATAGCCAACAGCAACGCCCCATCATGAGTGCTACACATCCACTAGCCTGGGTGACAGACCCTTTCTACTAAAGCCATCTGGTTGTCTTGCTTGACAAAGTAAGAAAGTGGTATTATTACATGCTGAAACTGTTAGGCACCCAGGCTACATATTCACTAGCAGAACCAGGCTAACAAGTAAAGCCTTTTCACATTACACCACAGCAGAAAGGGGTACCTGCAAGGATTTCACTAACTACTCAAGTCTCACCTAAGGTCTGGCATTGATTTTAGACAACTTCTTTTCCACAGCATGCTAAAAGTGTTTCCCAAATGGTGGACTGGGACTTTGACCCTATGCAGTGATAATAGCACCTTTCAGAGTCTACCATCTTCTGTGTTTGCAGAGGTATAGGCCTAAGAGTGGTTTAAAAATGGGGAAACACAGAAAACTAGAAGCAAGCTTTCGTAAGACTGACTTCAATCAAAGACACGATGCATATATAGGCCTAGTCACCTGAAGAAAAGCTtcatgtgtgtgtgatatatatatatacacacacactgctcaaaaaaataaagggaacacttaaacaacacaatgtacctccaagtcaatcacacttctgtgaaatcaaactgtccacataggaagcaacactgattgacaatacatttcacatgctgttgtgcaaatggaatagacaaaaggtggaaattataggcaattagcaagacacccccaaaaaaggagtgattctgcaggtggtgaccacagaccacttctcagttcctatgcttcctggctgatgttttggtcacttttgaatgctggcggtgctctcactctagtggtagcatgagacggagtctacaacccacacaagtggctcaggtagtgcagttcatccaggatggcacatcaatgcgagctgtggcaaaaaggtttgctgtgtctgtcagcgtagtgtccagagcatggaggcgctaccaggagacaggccagtacatcaggagacgtggaggaggccgtaggagggcaacaacccgctacctccgcctttgtgcaaggaggtgcactgggggaccttgcgtgcgctgcaagATTTTAATctatgacggcgtagtgtgttactaatggttttctttgagactgtggtcccagctctcttcaggtcattgaccaggtcctgccgtgtagttctgggctgatccctcaccttcctcatgatcattgatgccccacgaggtgagatcttgcatggagccccagaccgagggtgaatgaccgtcatcttgaatttcttccattttctaataattgcaccaacagttgttgccttctcaccaagctgcttgcctattgtcctgtagcccatcccagccttgtgcaggtctacaacttttccctgatgtccttacacagctctctggtcttggccattgtggagaggttggagtctgtttgattgagtgtgtggacaggtgccttttatacaggtaacgagttcaaacaggtgcagttaacgagttcaaacaggtgcagttaacaGGTAAtgggtggagaacaggagggcttaaagaaaaactaacaggtctgtgagagccggaattcttactggttggtaggtgatcaaatacttatgtcatgcaatacaatgcaaatgaattacttaaaaatcatacaatgtgattttctggatttttgttttagattccgtctctcacagtttaaGTGtaactatgataaaaattacagacctctacatgctttgtaagtaggaaaaccagcaaaatcggcagtgtatcaaatacttgttctccccacgaAAACCAGCAAAATCGGCAgcgtatcaaatacttgttctccccactgtatataggccTTACACACCTGAGGAAAGGCTTCACAATGTGTGTGAATACAAAATcacctaaaatatatatatatatatatatatatatattaaagtaataaataagtaaaaaatgtattttaaaaacttCCAAATGTTGTCCCACAGAGAACACCAAGGGCATGTCACAATCGCATGTAGGCTACTATCATAAGTCTGATTCTTCCAAGATAGATGTGGGTTTGGTTCAATAGAGGACTTTTAAACAGGAGGAAGCAAGGCTTGAACAGTACACAGGCACTGACCCAGTCACAAACACAATGGAAAAATATACATTTGCTGCATTTTACACTCAACCCGGCCCAATACATACAATACAGAGGCCATGCATGTCAAAGGTTAAATCATGCTTTTAGTCgtgcatttgtaaaaaaaaaaacagatcacaCACAGTCAATGTTGCATTGTGCATTTTAGTCCTtttcacagagagagaaaaaaaggtaGCTAGATTATGATTCAGTTTATTAGGAGGTTAAGGTTTGGCCTGCGATTCACAGCATATTGGTGTATCCATGATGGAGAAACTCACATTCTGTCTCACATCAACAGTACAAGAAGTCCTACAGTGGATTCTCACCCTTGCTAGCCTGTGCAGATCAAAGCAGCACGTGCCAGAACAGGTGACCAAAATCATTAATCACATTATACATCCATCCACTGCCTACCTTATCGTACCGCGGTCACCCAAAAGCCACACATCCATTGGCATGGCACAATTTAGACAGGAAAATGAAGCTAGTCAGACAGGAAGTGACATGCACTTACCTCCATTATACAAAACctaacttcctctctctctgtgttccccccccccccccctctgtctctctgctacaTTTTAAAATGCAGACACTCCAGACAGCACTCTGGCCACACGATGCCTAAGAGGCTCCAGCAATGTACTACCGCCTGCCTGCCACGGGATAACAAAACCCACAGCCATAGGTGTACACAGTTGCCTACAAACTGTCCATGTTTGCACCAAATgttccacaacaacaacattctCATTTGATTTGCCAACATGGGACCCTTTAAAATAGCAAATCTGGCACCCATTAAAATAGTGAAGTATGCCTAGCCCACGTGGGCTAGGCATACTTCACTCGGCATACTTTGAATGACTACTTTGTCATTCAACATAGCCAGTATAATCAACAATCAATTCGTGTTAGGATCCTGAGTGGCAGCTATATGGCATGGTTCTGAGGCAGTGCAGTCAGTGGAAAATAAGCCATGATTACTAGACCAAATACATGGCACAAACAGAACAATCTGACTGTTATTTTAAGGTAATTAAAGCTGTAAAACTAAGCTAAACTCCATTCAACCCAAAGCCTGTAGAAACCCATAGTAGATGGGTATAATGGGCAAGCTATCTTGAGGCAAAAATCAAATACTTGTCACCCAATAAGGCATGGTGGGGCTTGAAATGACCTGAAAAAAGGAAACCCTACAACAATATCAAAAGGATCTCAAGTCATAATCCAGATGAAACCTCAACTTCCTCTAAACATCAAAATGACTTGGATAAGCTGACTACACAGGCtgctcctacccccccccccccccccggaaacAAGTCAGTGTGATGCATGGTGGGAGTTGTAGGCAAATCAGAGACTTACGATAGGGAACCTGTGGATGTTCTTGCCTGCCTCTTGCTCTTCAGGGCTCGCAGTTTATCACCCTGGGTGATGCCATTCCTCTCCTCATCGTCACTATACTGAGGAAGACAGAAGACGGAGACAAACATTCAAAGAATgtgtaaaaaaagaaaaggaGATGAATACATTTGCTTACCATTACCTCCCTTCTTTACGTGAAGGTATATTACATTTCTGCATATCAAATAAAACCAGAAAGGATTTCCAAAATTCTCACCAGTTCTGCCTCTTCCTTTTTGGACCCCCTGCTTTTGTTGCTGCCGTTGATAGTGATGTCATCAACCCCCGACAGTATTCTGGTGACGGCCAGCTTGCCGTTCTCCTGCTCGTTCATCTTCTCCCGGAAAACATCTCCCTCCGACCACAGGCTGATCTGCTTACTGCAGCATCGTGAGAAAAACAGCAATCAAGATGTACATCTCCCTACAAACATATTGGTTACTGATCAACAATTGACACTCAACTCAATCAAAGAACTCCCAGAACTGAAACACTTGAGTTGAATTGAGTTAGTGCTGGGTTGGAACAAAAGCATGTCTGTGGCTCCCCAGGACTAGAGCTGGTGACCACTGATCTATACAGTAAAATCCGTCACAACAATGGATTGAATCTAGATAAAAATCAGACACATACTCTTCCACAAAGTTTTGTTGTGGTCCGATGACTGATCCAGGCCGGCAGATCCTCATCCAGGCGATGGCCTCAGACGCAGTCAGACGGTAGTGCTTCATCATGTAACAGCCTATCAGAGTGCCTGTTCGACCCAGACCCGCTGAAAAATGTCGGCAATGGTTAAATACATAGTTATTGATCAGACTTTTGGTGCAAATCTTACCCATTCGTTTGGGACAGAGGCCTACACATTGTGTTGGGGATAAGGCCTCCAGCCCTCCACTCCAGGTGGTATAGAAGGATAACATAATGAGGTCTTGTACCTTTGCAGTGAACAGCGATAGCTCCATCAGCGTTCTCACAGATGTTGAGGAACTTCCTGACGATGGAGTCATTTGGCGTGCTTCCGTCCACGAAGAAGAGGTCGTGGTGCTCGAAGCCCATGTCAGTGAAGCGCTTGGCATCGTACATCTTCTTGTTGAGACGGACGATGGCTGTGATGTTGTGTTTCCTGAAATAAGGAAAGTAGGCCTCGGGGGCATGGAGAGGGTAACCTGGAGAGAGAACAAGGGTTTTGTAGAAAGATGCAATTGAAAAAAAATACACGCAAAAAAATGTGTACAGCTGAAGTAACATTTGTGCACAGATGTGTAGCTGAAGTGTACACACAGTGTATACTTGTAAAATGAACAATTATTTGATTACGGTCTGTGACTGAAATATTGCTTGTTATTCGATATCCACTTTGCAAGTATAGGCTACTACACAGTTTAAGGGAGGTAATTTCCCAGTTATTCTCAGTAGGGAAAATATCCCAATTTGGCAGCATGTTCTTACTTCTCAGATTGCAGAAAGCTAATGTGGAGGGTTTCACATACCGTTCTCTATTTTGCTTTTTGGATGAGGGCCACTAAACGCTAAGAACTTCCCAGGAATAATCCAGTTGAAATCTCCATTTTCTGCTCTCTGCAAAAAAGAGATGTGGACAGAATTATGAATCACTTATTGATGTTTGCTCAACTTGCATTCTGAAGTGTGATAATGAGAACTGACCTCATAATGCTCGTATTCCTCCACATCAAACTGGGAGAAATCAAGCCAGCCAAACTGCAGAGCCTGAAGAGAAAATGAATGGAAGTTAGATTTCCATGCTCCGAATAAAATAAGGCAATATGTCATAAATGTGCAGCTGCAAATTAACTTGTTAGTCTAACATCAGACTGACTGAAGCAGTGTACCTTGTATATGGCGCGCAGGCAGTCTAGAATGTTCAGATTGTACATACAAGTTCCAAAAGAggcatctctgtttaaaacaaacCAGAAACAATCCAAATCAACTCTATCTTTTTAAAGcattcatatcacatgtataagtagagatgcacgatatatcggtgaacatatcggaatcggacgatattagctaaaaattccaacatcggtatcggccaatgtctagtttaacgcccagatgtgcaaaaccgatgtcaaagctgaaatgcatacctatataacgtacatacatgacgtaatgacgccacgtaaaattatgcgctacacgtgcaacacagcattcctaacccagaccacaatgtctgctgcgtggatcgagcagtcaagcagtcatttgaaagagtaacacAATTTCAAAGAGACAAACCATTAAAGCCAAgctaatggaattcattgcccttgacaatcaaccattctctgtcgtgggtgatgttggctttcaccgactggtcgagcaccggtacacactaccaagtgctctATTTTTctgatgttgccctaccggagttaacacagtaatagcgtcactgctattagcttcacgaaatacatactatggaacaccgtttgggtctttgcgtgtcaaaataCCGCCTTGGTAATAAAGTATAATTTGTTTGACCGCAACCTCTGGGGTAGCTCGCACCAATACAACAaacctgaaaacaatgaccagtagaacctgcagtcattttcatttttcttagcaatgatttaggaatcctggtgagtaagtattagctaggttgccacttgttgttcacctattgaaattgaacttcagttcattaaaattaatagctagccagctacttaaccctgttgcccaaagctaacgttataagctgCCAGCTAGCTTCATCGGGCTAGTGAGGCTTGACCGCACCAggctgtgttgtgaagctagccacaataagtaTTAGGCACAAGTGGAATTTGcgttttgccttcaaaataacaGTCTGTAATGCAAATGATTAAATAGTGGAATTATGCCCTACTTtcattttgaaggctaaccgcaaagtccacaatttctatttttttcacctttatttaaccaggtatgtcagttgagaacaagttctcatttacaattgcaacctggccaagataaagcaaagcagtgcaacaaacaacacagagttacatatggaataaacaaacgtacagtcaataacacaacagaaaaaaagtctatatacagtttgTGCAAATGGCACGAGGAGGtacggcaataaataggccatagtagcaaagtaattacaatttagcaaatttacactggagtgatagatgtgcaagtagaaatactggtgtgcaaaagagcaaaaaggtaaataaaaacaatatggggatgaggtaggtagattggatgggctatttacagatgggctgtgtacagctgcagatcggttagctgctcagatagctgatgtttaaagttagtgagggagatataagtctccaacttcagcgatttttgcaatttgttccattcattggcagcagagaactggaaggaaaggcagccaaaacaggtgttggctttggggatgaccagtgagatatacatggtggagtgcgtgctatgggtgggtgttgttatcgtgaccagtgagctgagataaggcggagcttacctagcaaggacttatagatgacctggagccagtgggtctggcggcgattatgtagtgagggccagcagacaagaacatacaggtcgcagtgatgggtggtatatggggctttggtgacaaaacagatggcactgtgatagactgcatcttgtttgctgagtagagtgttggaggctaatttgtaaatgacgtcgccgaagttgaggatcggtaggatagtcagttttacgaaggtatgtttggtggcgtgagtgaaggaggtttTGTTGCAAaacaggaagccgattctagatgtaattttggattggattAGACACTATTGTGGCTCATCCTTactgtggctagcttcacatagatgggtccgaacaccattaatcaaataataactgtcttataaattagggttattttagatgacacctagctatatagttagctggctaactatatagctactgaaacagattgtcgttttgctatgtttttggggaagaacattgtttgcattcaTAAGCAAGCTagcttttttttatgaccagcactaagtgtgcgagacaactttaccagcatatgtatcgatgaatcgttgtgacatatgaaatacgagtgagtgtaatcaatgtgtaataactacataAAAAATTTATGAAcccgttaaattattatgtgacgtgcagttatagtcaggtcctgattggtcaacaagcttatttgacacgtcaaagacgtagaaacatgtcaaagacATACAAATCCTGGTTGAAAATGAAACgaatgaacaaatgaacaacgaaacagcacagcaagtaagtgaaagaaatagtttttgattatgttttactggtaatggggacatacgtaaatgccaacaaaataccTTTTTGGTCACtgtggtgtgtgtaacctttatttaactaggcaagtcagttaagaacaaactcttatttacaatgaccttatttacaatgaccagccaaacccggaccaccttgggccaattgcgcgccgctctatgggactcccaatcacggccgcatgtgatacagcctggattcgaaccagtgactgTAGCTATGCCttttacactgagatgcagtaccttaaaCCGCTGGTCCATGTGTGTTTTTTAATTGTTTAACtttactagaatgcttaaaaggccaatAAAATTTTAAATATTGGTAtcgtttttttggcaaggaaaatatcggatatcggcCAAAAAAGTAATATCGGTGCAACACTATTTATAAGGTAGAAATACATACAAATTACAGCTCCAGACAGCATGATAAAAACTTAATGACATTGATCAATTGTCATAGACACTACTTTCTAACATGTGCGCTTGAGAAGTTCCTCACTCTGAAGTTctccttcagtgtgtgtgtgtgtgtacctgaaggacaggtatgtagagttCCTGGACACCAGTAGACTGTAGGCTTCCTCTGGCGTCTTCTGCAAATGCATCACCTTCAAACAAAAATGGAGAAACTACTAATGGATAGCAACATTTTAAATGAAGATACACAAGCAATTTTAGTGCACGGTAACATGTAATCCATCATGACTCAGGGCTATCAATGGGTATGACTTCTCTGCCGAGTGAGAAATACTTACTGCATATGAACCAATAAGATAGGCAGCATTGGCTTGTTTCTTATTATCTCCACAGGTATAGAAGACTATCTTCTTCTTTGCTAGTGTGAATGACTGCTCCAGATGTGGTGAAACGACAATAAAATAACACTGTTAGCCAGGCTTACAATTCTGCACATCATTACACACATCACTACTTGGCCTGGACATCTCTGAAATCAATGCCTTACAAATCACTCCCTGTTCTAAAACCCTGCGAACATTCTCTTCAGAATATACAAACATTACCCCTTCTCTGACTAGTGTGACATAACTTCTATTTGGTTAGGCTGAGAACTTGACTATTAACTGTCAGTTCTCTGTCAGCGTGTTTGTTGAGGTTGAGTTTCTTTACCTTGAGCTTTTTAGTGAGTTTGCAACAAAAGCGATAGAACATGGCCAGGTTGAGCGGGCCAAAGTCTGCATAgaagctgggagagagagagaacacaaggCACAGGCAGGTTAGGTTGACTGTTAAAGCCAAGTTTCAgtagagaaaaaaaaaaagtttttttttttttgcatgatCACTTATTCTCTGTGACTTATCTACATTACATATTCATATGTGAGTGTTCTGTAATGTTGCGCCAGTCTTTAATTGTCCAATAGATTTAATCAATTAATCCACTACCCAAAATGAAGCCCCAGATGAAGACCTATGGGTGGAGACATTTATTGTGACAATAACCATATTTCAGAGCCTGTTTCACTATGTGAACTTCACTCTTAGCTGATGAACATTCATACACCACACCTGCTATCAGTGTTCTAAActttttatagtgttttattagaGCTCATAAAAACAATACAGTATGCCTACTATTAGTGGGACCAAGATAAGATACAATTAAAATTGACAACATGAACTCCCTTTCAtgattgagaaataaatatattttattatgtAACCTTTTCATCAGGGAGCCATACTGAGAACAAGGTCTCTTTTATAGATTTACAGCCgaattacagaaaatacacacatcaaaatatTAATACATAATGCATCTGCAATGGCTTATAAAACTGACTGAGCAGATATCAAAACAATATACTAGTGAATTGCAAATGGCACAGTATTTTGGATATGGTCTACAAACATCCTGTAATATAAAGTACCCACTTCTCATATGACAGCTCTTCGTCTATGCAGAAGAAATGTCTGTCAGCTGTGCTTTTAATCTTCTGCTGCAGTATGGCGAAATACAGTTGATCTtgagaagaaaaaatatatatacaacaaGAAAGGTGGTTTTAAAAGCTTTGCTTGGCATATGGACAGTCAAACAAACATACAACGTAGCTACAACTGAATGTTTGTTTATTGGGACAATGTATGGACAAAACAAATGGTACACATCCTACACGTCGCACGTGTCAGTTTGAATTTGAATTTCCCCCGGAAATGCCTCGACGGACTAAAGTCAACAATCTGCAGGTTTTGTTTGCTTTCAGAACAGCACTTACCTTTGACGATTTCAATACTTTTACTTGTGACATTGTCCTCGGTCATTCTGATAGCGACTTGAGCCAACAATAAGTTAACAAATCAAGTTTAACGACAATTGCTTGCGGTCTTTACTTTATAGACGCACCTAAATAATAACTTAAACGTCTGTCATAGGCACAGACCAGCACAATAACATACACACTCAGTACGTTAAACAAAATCTATTTTCTATATCCCGTGAAATTAAAACGCTCCACTGAAGCGAACTGCATGTGGTATAGACTACCACTCAAAAACCATAGAAAatttgagataaaaaaaaaatagcctAGCATAATGCTTTGCTGGGCAAAGGCTATAAATGTGTCTGCCGTCCGTCTTAGTTAACGAAATCTCTCAAGATATACCGATATGACAAATAAAACGTGAACTGGCTTAGCGATGAAAAATAACTGCCCGCATAGGAGAGGTGCTACATACTCTGCTCAAACCGAGTTTTGAAGGAAACTCATAAGCGCCACCCTCTGCAACAATGTAACGCTCTCGCGTAACGTTATTGGTTCAAGGAAACGGTGAACGCTCCACAGTTGCATGGTTGGCAGGCCAATCATCCTACATTCTAGCTTGAGGATTTTTAAAGTTCACTTGAGATTCTAATTGGAACGCTGCCCAAGCCGTTGCTTGGAGATTAGTTTCGCTTGgccaatataaatatattttctaCTTTGACGGAACACTTGTGAGGGATGGGTACGTTAGATCAAGCGATGTGTTGAATTCATTGCAACATTTTTCTTACCAAGCTATAACAAAACAATAATGTTTGGTTGGTTCTACAGGACTGTAGCTTATCACGCAGGAGGTAGCCCGACAAATAGCCTACAATTGACGTATTGTTTCTGTGTGCAAGAAAATCAATGAAAAATAACAAGTGAGACAACTTCATTTAGTGCTGCTCGGTTTATAAAAACAGCCTAATTATCAGCCTTTTGATTCAGATTTATTTTAGCCTATGCTCATTTCGGGGTCATAAAGGATTCTGCATTCTCTGATGCTCATGGTCAATATAGAAATAGGCCTAGACGAAAATGAATAAATTGGGGTATATGTGATGACTGCAGCATTGGTCACTGCATTTACGCAGCAGCATAAAAATGCATCCAAATGTAAATCAGGAATAGTCACAAGAGGATCAGTAAAATATAACCTGCATCATAGAAACTCTAAATTAGTTGTTTTTCATTCAGGTTGTCATGTCTGACATGCCATCAAAAGGCGGACAACGTAGTGTCCCAACGATAATATGTAGTCAATACTGTACTTCAATGCGTTAGCGATTAGGAACCGATGGTGTCGCCATTTTAGGTCAAAACAGCTGCAGGAAAATCAATTGTAGGTCTAATAGTCAGCCACATCTTATTATCTACATTCAGACACCGCaaggccaggtagcctattgtATTTGCACAAAGCTTGCTCTAAACAGAGTAAGTAGCCTACGATGGGATCCATTCCCCCAGTCTCTTACCTGATATTATACTAATGTAAATATCTGACTTTGGCTCCGCCTCCTCTCTCTGAGCTGCAAAACGCTTTTTCCTTGACTCGGGTCGCCACTTTTCGCTTTTGCGCTTCATTCTCGCTTTTAAGCATGCACTGCCAGCATCTCCAAATCACGCAATAAGATCTTCTGTCTGCAGTGGGGTTGTCCTAGTTTTCGGTGCGTTATTTGATGCTCTCTTTTGCTATTTAGCTACGATGTCATCTGAAACGCAGTTGTTCGTTCTCCCCTCAGTTTTTCCTCTGGTGACGTCTGAGAAAGGGCCAGTTTCTAAGCCCCACTTCTGTGACGTAAGAGGTTGCCAGCCCCTCACTAGTCACTAGTGCTACACTATGAAGTTGGGctactattaaaaaaaaaaacacacataaaGGTTGGCATAGCCTAAATAGAATAGGCTGATACGTTATTACAATGTAATAACAATCTTTTTTTGAGAAGGTTATTTAATGGAGTTTTAGAGAATGATGTAGAATGAATGTGTAGAGGACTTGATGTCTGATGGGGTGATATGTAGCCTAAGCCTATTGGTGAGCCATTGAATTATGACAATTATGACCAAGATGCAGCAGTGAAAAAGAAAGTATTTTTTTATGTACATGATTATAATCAGACAATTAAGCATGCATCTCCAACACGGTGTCAAGCCTGGGTGGCTGATTGTTTTTTGTATTCAAAACAAAAAATGTACTATTGACATGAGATTAATGTTTTTCATCATGGCACAAAAACAAAGCAGGATACACAAGTGGGCTACACAACAATGATCTTTGGCTTATCACTGAGGTCCAGTGTGTGTTGTACTCCGGACAGCTGTAGCAACCAGTTGATGGGCATGTGGTCCAGCCGGTTCATATCAAAATGGGCAAAATGGACCTCAGAGcctgggcagaatgacagatttgcacactaaGAGACAGAGCAGTATATTCACAACATATGCCATATTGGATACTGACCTAACTCAATTTTAGACAAATGTAAAAATTAAAAGGGTGCATAAAACCTATAGAATAGCCCAAGATGTGAATCACATGCACTACAGTAGGCTATTTGTAAGCTATAGCTAATACTATCAACAACACTGTAATAGCACAATGCAGTTACCTGGGCCAACGATTATGGCTCCACCCTGCTGTCGAGGATCTCCCTGGAAGTCAAATATAGGGCTGGTCATGGCCCTCCACATGCTCTTCATATGGCCCACCAGCATACCTGACTTCACATGAGGGCTAGGTTTGGCTAGACAGACAGAAAAAGTTTTATGTTTAATTTTATTACAGCTTTTATGTAGAGTAGACTATTGCTATTTCAGGAATACAACAAAAGACAGAATGAATGTCTCACCTGATTCCACagacatctctcctctcctcatccccagtCTTTTGTATATGCAT
This window of the Salvelinus fontinalis isolate EN_2023a chromosome 28, ASM2944872v1, whole genome shotgun sequence genome carries:
- the LOC129826708 gene encoding dual specificity protein phosphatase CDC14A-like isoform X6 → MKRKSEKWRPESRKKRFAAQREEAEPKSDIYISIISDQLYFAILQQKIKSTADRHFFCIDEELSYENFYADFGPLNLAMFYRFCCKLTKKLKSFTLAKKKIVFYTCGDNKKQANAAYLIGSYAFLHFCLKVMHLQKTPEEAYSLLVSRNSTYLSFRDASFGTCMYNLNILDCLRAIYKALQFGWLDFSQFDVEEYEHYERAENGDFNWIIPGKFLAFSGPHPKSKIENGYPLHAPEAYFPYFRKHNITAIVRLNKKMYDAKRFTDMGFEHHDLFFVDGSTPNDSIVRKFLNICENADGAIAVHCKAGLGRTGTLIGCYMMKHYRLTASEAIAWMRICRPGSVIGPQQNFVEDKQISLWSEGDVFREKMNEQENGKLAVTRILSGVDDITINGSNKSRGSKKEEAELYSDDEERNGITQGDKLRALKSKRQARTSTGSLSQEENKIHTRSSSQSLRRTVSRGRKTRCSLQSMRFTRLCHSIPKARAPLLR
- the LOC129826708 gene encoding dual specificity protein phosphatase CDC14C-like isoform X5, with the protein product MKRKSEKWRPESRKKRFAAQREEAEPKSDIYISIISDQLYFAILQQKIKSTADRHFFCIDEELSYENFYADFGPLNLAMFYRFCCKLTKKLKSFTLAKKKIVFYTCGDNKKQANAAYLIGSYAFLHFCLKVMHLQKTPEEAYSLLVSRNSTYLSFRDASFGTCMYNLNILDCLRAIYKALQFGWLDFSQFDVEEYEHYERAENGDFNWIIPGKFLAFSGPHPKSKIENGYPLHAPEAYFPYFRKHNITAIVRLNKKMYDAKRFTDMGFEHHDLFFVDGSTPNDSIVRKFLNICENADGAIAVHCKAGLGRTGTLIGCYMMKHYRLTASEAIAWMRICRPGSVIGPQQNFVEDKQISLWSEGDVFREKMNEQENGKLAVTRILSGVDDITINGSNKSRGSKKEEAELYSDDEERNGITQGDKLRALKSKRQARTSTGSLSQEENKIHTRSSSQSLRILLQSSGPDASDNRKRTRSSLPANSVGGRRTVSRGRKTRCSLQSMRFTRLCHSIPKARAPLLR
- the LOC129826708 gene encoding dual specificity protein phosphatase CDC14C-like isoform X4, producing MKRKSEKWRPESRKKRFAAQREEAEPKSDIYISIISDQLYFAILQQKIKSTADRHFFCIDEELSYENFYADFGPLNLAMFYRFCCKLTKKLKSFTLAKKKIVFYTCGDNKKQANAAYLIGSYAVMHLQKTPEEAYSLLVSRNSTYLSFRDASFGTCMYNLNILDCLRAIYKALQFGWLDFSQFDVEEYEHYERAENGDFNWIIPGKFLAFSGPHPKSKIENGYPLHAPEAYFPYFRKHNITAIVRLNKKMYDAKRFTDMGFEHHDLFFVDGSTPNDSIVRKFLNICENADGAIAVHCKAGLGRTGTLIGCYMMKHYRLTASEAIAWMRICRPGSVIGPQQNFVEDKQISLWSEGDVFREKMNEQENGKLAVTRILSGVDDITINGSNKSRGSKKEEAELYSDDEERNGITQGDKLRALKSKRQARTSTGSLSQEENKIHTRSSSQSLRILLQSSGPDASDNRKRTRSSLPANSVGGSSLCSSRLARSLGSMHVVASDREPVCCESSGCHRDTATNAGSTGNLPNLNMLQAPQKSLHTQS